The region CACGACGGTCACCCGGGTGGAGACCTCGGCCGGCCGGGCCACCGCCGTCCTCACCGCCGACGGCGAGCGGATCACCGCCGACGTGGTGGTGCTCAACCCCGATCTGCCGGTGGCGTACCAGCAACTACTGCCGCCGAGCCGCCAGCGCCGGCTGCGATACTCGCCGTCCTGCGTGGTACTGCACGTCGGCTCCCGCCAGGGGTACGAGAAGATCGCCCACCACAACATCCACTTCGGCCGGGCCTGGAAGGGCACCTTCGACGAGGTCATCAAACAGGGCAAACTGATGTCCGACCCGTCGCTGCTGGTCACCAATCCCAGCCGGACCGATCCGTCGGTGGCCCCGGCCGGGCGGCACACCTACTACGTGCTCGCACCGGTGCCCAACCTCGACCGGGCGGACCTCGACTGGCGGGGCGACCTGGCCTGGCGGTACGCCGACGAGCTGATGGACACGCTGGAACGCCGAGGCTACGTCGGGTTCGCCGACGGCGTGGAGGTGGCCCGGATGGTGACCCCGGCCGACTGGGCGGACGCCGGGATGGCCGCCGGTACGCCGTTCGCCGCCGCGCACAACCTCTTCCAGACCGGGCCGTTCCGCCCGAACAACCTGCACCGCACACTGTCCAATGTGGTATTTGTCGGATCGGGTACGCAGCCGGGGGTGGGCGTACCCATGGTGCTGATTTCCGGGAAGCTCGCCGCCGCCCGGGTGACCGGAGGTGCGTGTTGACGTCCCGGGAGAGACACCTTGTGGAGTTGGTCGACGACACCGGCCAGCCGATCGGCGAGACCACCGTGGCCGAGGCGCACCAGGCCCCGGGACGGCTGCATCGCGCCTTCTCCGTACTGCTGGTCGCCCCCGACGGCCGGGTGCTGCTGCAACAGCGAGCACCGGTCAAGACCCGGTTTCCGTTGCGCTGGGCCAACTCCTGCTGCGGACACCCCACCCCCGGCCAGTCCCGCGAGACAGCCGCCAACCACCGGCTCGGGGAGGAACTGGGCATCGATCCGATCCCGCTCACCGAGATCGGCACGTATGTCTACCGCGCCGAGGACCCCACCACCGGCCGGGTCGAACACGAGTACGACCACGTGCTGCGCGGCGACCTGAGCCCCGACGTCGCGCTGCGCCCGGACCCCGCCGAGGTGGCCGACCTACGGTGGGTCGAGCCGACGGAACTCGTCACCGAGCTGGCCACCGAGCCACAGCGCTACTCACCCTGGCTCGGGGGCGTACTCCAGCAGCTACTCCTCGCCGAGGACGTGCCGGGGCGGCCGAGTGGGCGATGACGCCCTGAGCGCGGGCGTGGTCGCCCGCCGGCTGGGGGTGGCCGTCACCACGCTCCGGACCTGGCACCAGCGGTACGGGTTGGGTCCGAGCCGGCACGTCGCCGGCCAGCACCGGCGCTACACCTCCGCCGACCTCGCCCGACTGGAGATCATGCGTCGGCTCACCGCCGACGGCGTGCCCCCCGCCGAGGCGGCCCGGTGGGCGCGACAAACCCCGGACGTACGCGGTCGGCAGCCGGCGGCATCGACACCCCGGGCCGAACCGGTCCTGGTGGAAGCGGTCCGGGCGGGGGGCGGCCGGGCCATTCCGGTGGGGCGGGCCGGACCAGCGGCCCGAGGACTGGCCCGCGCAGCGCTGCGACTGGACGCGGTCGGCCTGCGCGAGAGCATCGTCCGGGCGATCGCCAGCAGAGGAGTGATCGCCACCTGGACCGAGATGATCTGCCCTGTGCTGGTCGGCATCGGTGAGCGACACGCCGCCACCACCGGCCTGATCGAGGTGGAACATCTTGTCTCCCGGTGTGTGTCGGAAGCGCTCGCCGTGGTGGACCGCCCGTCCGCCGGAACGGAACCACCCCGGATCCTGCTGGCCTGCGCCGACGAGGAGCAGCACTCCCTGCCGCTGGAGGCGCTGGCAGCGGCGCTGGCCGAGATCGGTGTCCCCTGTCGGCTGCTC is a window of Micromonospora polyrhachis DNA encoding:
- the idi gene encoding isopentenyl-diphosphate Delta-isomerase translates to MTSRERHLVELVDDTGQPIGETTVAEAHQAPGRLHRAFSVLLVAPDGRVLLQQRAPVKTRFPLRWANSCCGHPTPGQSRETAANHRLGEELGIDPIPLTEIGTYVYRAEDPTTGRVEHEYDHVLRGDLSPDVALRPDPAEVADLRWVEPTELVTELATEPQRYSPWLGGVLQQLLLAEDVPGRPSGR
- a CDS encoding MerR family transcriptional regulator — encoded protein: MGDDALSAGVVARRLGVAVTTLRTWHQRYGLGPSRHVAGQHRRYTSADLARLEIMRRLTADGVPPAEAARWARQTPDVRGRQPAASTPRAEPVLVEAVRAGGGRAIPVGRAGPAARGLARAALRLDAVGLRESIVRAIASRGVIATWTEMICPVLVGIGERHAATTGLIEVEHLVSRCVSEALAVVDRPSAGTEPPRILLACADEEQHSLPLEALAAALAEIGVPCRLLGARVPTPALVEAVNRTGPVAVVIWSHAPATADPAQLTALLASPRRPLLVAAGGPGWQLADLPTEVAYPTSLDDAVALVRGVPDQPGR